From the Spodoptera frugiperda isolate SF20-4 chromosome 16, AGI-APGP_CSIRO_Sfru_2.0, whole genome shotgun sequence genome, one window contains:
- the LOC118280730 gene encoding uncharacterized protein LOC118280730 isoform X4, with protein sequence MTTKSYSKHKEFKEYSSSSGTIPYTDEQFDMIKSELIPKGSKLDSLGRGGGTREYHYEYKEEKHPSGKYDRKDLHTVEEYTIPPRGVPKTSESNSYYYEREERELPAINSGTRTYNYESSISSTPGYSKVKSTKVTKDLSQNVEELDSLLDDLQKDQERQLYKNGYTSDTAESTSFDYRKGTPAKAPSSGYSTLKREERVETSSWGSSPPPPTVTRAAEVRQEVYREEKTESRVVPSQIPPAVPQQVPAPVCTHCHHAPSTGTLPRGGTPMNKVTTTVKTYTYEVPADQDPTTVPIPVHAEHQHTYVSSEHNRTTTQASSPPPAALVSPPPGGCQYCSHCNSTISREYRTVTTTDDRTNERMVYPAPANETKVLPSEPHNGHGPYGPSTYKFSETTYSTHNTSHRYPSPSPIPHGPTHTLYPANSPSPGPFPRPSTPSPGTQQPPKKLDDLLADFPEARFPTQPDGVVRRNVHVTHESSTQSSTLNRDARDTRDSAPSPPAKSPVVANSRNVAGPAVYYPPGHTPFQKKEGGGGGGGGYQASSAMAQGGGSYASARGMYEYESGSRSKSKHSETKTAVPICLPLCCAMPCVIM encoded by the exons ATGACGACCAAATCGTACAGTAAGCACAAGGAGTTCAAGGAGTACTCCTCGTCCAGCGGCACCATACCCTACACAGATGAACAGTTTG acaTGATTAAATCGGAGCTGATACCAAAAGGCAGCAAGTTGGACTCTCTGGGACGTGGAGGAGGGACTCGGGAGTACCACTACGAATACAAAGAGGAGAAACATCCCTCCGGAAAGTATGACAGGAAGGATCTGCATACCGTTGAG GAGTACACAATCCCTCCGAGGGGCGTGCCGAAGACTTCGGAGTCCAACTCGTATTACTACGAGAGGGAGGAGAGGGAACTGCCTGCCATCAACTCGGGCACTCGCACGTACAACTACGAGTCGTCCATCAGTTCCACTCCAG GCTACTCCAAGGTGAAGAGCACCAAGGTGACCAAGGACCTGTCGCAGAACGTGGAGGAGCTGGACTCGCTCCTGGATGACCTGCAGAAGGACCAGGAGCGGCAGCTGTACAAAA ATGGCTACACATCGGATACAGCTGAGAGCACGTCATTTGACTACAGAAAGGG CACTCCAGCCAAGGCTCCATCAAGCGGGTACTCGACGCTGAAGCGAGAGGAACGCGTGGAGACCTCCTCGTGGGGCTCCAGCCCTCCCCCTCCCACTGTCACCCGGGCTGCTGAGGTCCGGCAGGAGGTCTATAGGGAGGAGAAAACTG AGTCCCGCGTGGTACCGTCCCAGATCCCCCCCGCCGTCCCGCAGCAGGTGCCGGCCCCCGTCTGCACGCACTGCCACCACGCGCCCTCTACCGGCACG CTCCCTCGCGGCGGGACCCCGATGAACAAGGTGACGACGACGGTGAAGACGTACACGTACGAGGTCCCCGCCGACCAGGACCCCACCACCGTGCCCATCCCCGTGCACGCCGAGCACCAACATACCTACGTCTCCTCAGAACATAATAGGACCAC CACCCAGGCGAGTTCCCCCCCTCCGGCGGCGCTGGTGTCGCCGCCCCCCGGCGGCTGCCAGTACTGCTCGCACTGCAACTCCACCATCAGCCGGGAGTACCGGACCGTCACCACCACCGATG ATCGCACCAACGAACGCATGGTGTATCCTGCGCCCGCCAACGAGACCAAGGTGCTACCGTCAGAACCGCATAATGGACATGGCCCATAC GGTCCATCAACTTACAAGTTCTCGGAGACGACGTATTCCACCCACAACACGAGCCACCGCTACCCGTCCCCGTCCCCCATCCCGCACGGCCCCACCCACACCCTGTACCCCGCCAACTCCCCCTCCCCCGGCCCGTTCCCCCGCCCCAGCACCCCCTCGCCTGGTACTCAGCAACCGCCGAAGAAGTTGGATGACCTGCTCGCTGACTTCCCTGAAGCT CGCTTCCCAACCCAGCCAGACGGCGTGGTCCGCCGCAACGTGCACGTGACCCACGAGAGCTCGACGCAGAGCTCCACGCTCAACAGGGACGCCCGAGACACGCGGGACTCCGCCCCCAGTCCGCCAGCGAAGTCCCCGGTCGTGGCCAACAGCCGCAACGTGGCCGGCCCTGCAGTATACTACCCGCCTGGACACACCCCCTTCCAGAAGAAGGAGGGAGGTGGTGGTGGCGGTGGTGGTTACCAAGCCAGCAGT gCGATGGCACAAGGGGGCGGCAGTTACGCGTCAGCCCGGGGCATGTACGAGTACGAATCTGGCTCCCGAAGCAAATCGAAGCATTCTGAGACGAAGACAGCCGTCCCAATCTGCCTACCTCTATGCTGCGCCATGCCATGCGTGATCATGTAA
- the LOC118280730 gene encoding uncharacterized protein LOC118280730 isoform X2, with amino-acid sequence MTTKSYSKHKEFKEYSSSSGTIPYTDEQFDMIKSELIPKGSKLDSLGRGGGTREYHYEYKEEKHPSGKYDRKDLHTVEEYTIPPRGVPKTSESNSYYYEREERELPAINSGTRTYNYESSISSTPGYSKVKSTKVTKDLSQNVEELDSLLDDLQKDQERQLYKSKTQDGYTSDTAESTSFDYRKGTPAKAPSSGYSTLKREERVETSSWGSSPPPPTVTRAAEVRQEVYREEKTESRVVPSQIPPAVPQQVPAPVCTHCHHAPSTGTLPRGGTPMNKVTTTVKTYTYEVPADQDPTTVPIPVHAEHQHTYVSSEHNRTTTQASSPPPAALVSPPPGGCQYCSHCNSTISREYRTVTTTDDRTNERMVYPAPANETKVLPSEPHNGHGPYGPSTYKFSETTYSTHNTSHRYPSPSPIPHGPTHTLYPANSPSPGPFPRPSTPSPGTQQPPKKLDDLLADFPEARFPTQPDGVVRRNVHVTHESSTQSSTLNRDARDTRDSAPSPPAKSPVVANSRNVAGPAVYYPPGHTPFQKKEGGGGGGGGYQASSAMAQGGGSYASARGMYEYESGSRSKSKHSETKTAVPICLPLCCAMPCVIM; translated from the exons ATGACGACCAAATCGTACAGTAAGCACAAGGAGTTCAAGGAGTACTCCTCGTCCAGCGGCACCATACCCTACACAGATGAACAGTTTG acaTGATTAAATCGGAGCTGATACCAAAAGGCAGCAAGTTGGACTCTCTGGGACGTGGAGGAGGGACTCGGGAGTACCACTACGAATACAAAGAGGAGAAACATCCCTCCGGAAAGTATGACAGGAAGGATCTGCATACCGTTGAG GAGTACACAATCCCTCCGAGGGGCGTGCCGAAGACTTCGGAGTCCAACTCGTATTACTACGAGAGGGAGGAGAGGGAACTGCCTGCCATCAACTCGGGCACTCGCACGTACAACTACGAGTCGTCCATCAGTTCCACTCCAG GCTACTCCAAGGTGAAGAGCACCAAGGTGACCAAGGACCTGTCGCAGAACGTGGAGGAGCTGGACTCGCTCCTGGATGACCTGCAGAAGGACCAGGAGCGGCAGCTGTACAAAAGTAAGACCCAGG ATGGCTACACATCGGATACAGCTGAGAGCACGTCATTTGACTACAGAAAGGG CACTCCAGCCAAGGCTCCATCAAGCGGGTACTCGACGCTGAAGCGAGAGGAACGCGTGGAGACCTCCTCGTGGGGCTCCAGCCCTCCCCCTCCCACTGTCACCCGGGCTGCTGAGGTCCGGCAGGAGGTCTATAGGGAGGAGAAAACTG AGTCCCGCGTGGTACCGTCCCAGATCCCCCCCGCCGTCCCGCAGCAGGTGCCGGCCCCCGTCTGCACGCACTGCCACCACGCGCCCTCTACCGGCACG CTCCCTCGCGGCGGGACCCCGATGAACAAGGTGACGACGACGGTGAAGACGTACACGTACGAGGTCCCCGCCGACCAGGACCCCACCACCGTGCCCATCCCCGTGCACGCCGAGCACCAACATACCTACGTCTCCTCAGAACATAATAGGACCAC CACCCAGGCGAGTTCCCCCCCTCCGGCGGCGCTGGTGTCGCCGCCCCCCGGCGGCTGCCAGTACTGCTCGCACTGCAACTCCACCATCAGCCGGGAGTACCGGACCGTCACCACCACCGATG ATCGCACCAACGAACGCATGGTGTATCCTGCGCCCGCCAACGAGACCAAGGTGCTACCGTCAGAACCGCATAATGGACATGGCCCATAC GGTCCATCAACTTACAAGTTCTCGGAGACGACGTATTCCACCCACAACACGAGCCACCGCTACCCGTCCCCGTCCCCCATCCCGCACGGCCCCACCCACACCCTGTACCCCGCCAACTCCCCCTCCCCCGGCCCGTTCCCCCGCCCCAGCACCCCCTCGCCTGGTACTCAGCAACCGCCGAAGAAGTTGGATGACCTGCTCGCTGACTTCCCTGAAGCT CGCTTCCCAACCCAGCCAGACGGCGTGGTCCGCCGCAACGTGCACGTGACCCACGAGAGCTCGACGCAGAGCTCCACGCTCAACAGGGACGCCCGAGACACGCGGGACTCCGCCCCCAGTCCGCCAGCGAAGTCCCCGGTCGTGGCCAACAGCCGCAACGTGGCCGGCCCTGCAGTATACTACCCGCCTGGACACACCCCCTTCCAGAAGAAGGAGGGAGGTGGTGGTGGCGGTGGTGGTTACCAAGCCAGCAGT gCGATGGCACAAGGGGGCGGCAGTTACGCGTCAGCCCGGGGCATGTACGAGTACGAATCTGGCTCCCGAAGCAAATCGAAGCATTCTGAGACGAAGACAGCCGTCCCAATCTGCCTACCTCTATGCTGCGCCATGCCATGCGTGATCATGTAA
- the LOC118280730 gene encoding uncharacterized protein LOC118280730 isoform X3 — protein sequence MTTKSYSKHKEFKEYSSSSGTIPYTDEQFDMIKSELIPKGSKLDSLGRGGGTREYHYEYKEEKHPSGKYDRKDLHTVEEYTIPPRGVPKTSESNSYYYEREERELPAINSGTRTYNYESSISSTPGYSKVKSTKVTKDLSQNVEELDSLLDDLQKDQERQLYKNGYTSDTAESTSFDYRKGTPAKAPSSGYSTLKREERVETSSWGSSPPPPTVTRAAEVRQEVYREEKTESRVVPSQIPPAVPQQVPAPVCTHCHHAPSTGTLPRGGTPMNKVTTTVKTYTYEVPADQDPTTVPIPVHAEHQHTYVSSEHNRTTSTQASSPPPAALVSPPPGGCQYCSHCNSTISREYRTVTTTDDRTNERMVYPAPANETKVLPSEPHNGHGPYGPSTYKFSETTYSTHNTSHRYPSPSPIPHGPTHTLYPANSPSPGPFPRPSTPSPGTQQPPKKLDDLLADFPEARFPTQPDGVVRRNVHVTHESSTQSSTLNRDARDTRDSAPSPPAKSPVVANSRNVAGPAVYYPPGHTPFQKKEGGGGGGGGYQASSAMAQGGGSYASARGMYEYESGSRSKSKHSETKTAVPICLPLCCAMPCVIM from the exons ATGACGACCAAATCGTACAGTAAGCACAAGGAGTTCAAGGAGTACTCCTCGTCCAGCGGCACCATACCCTACACAGATGAACAGTTTG acaTGATTAAATCGGAGCTGATACCAAAAGGCAGCAAGTTGGACTCTCTGGGACGTGGAGGAGGGACTCGGGAGTACCACTACGAATACAAAGAGGAGAAACATCCCTCCGGAAAGTATGACAGGAAGGATCTGCATACCGTTGAG GAGTACACAATCCCTCCGAGGGGCGTGCCGAAGACTTCGGAGTCCAACTCGTATTACTACGAGAGGGAGGAGAGGGAACTGCCTGCCATCAACTCGGGCACTCGCACGTACAACTACGAGTCGTCCATCAGTTCCACTCCAG GCTACTCCAAGGTGAAGAGCACCAAGGTGACCAAGGACCTGTCGCAGAACGTGGAGGAGCTGGACTCGCTCCTGGATGACCTGCAGAAGGACCAGGAGCGGCAGCTGTACAAAA ATGGCTACACATCGGATACAGCTGAGAGCACGTCATTTGACTACAGAAAGGG CACTCCAGCCAAGGCTCCATCAAGCGGGTACTCGACGCTGAAGCGAGAGGAACGCGTGGAGACCTCCTCGTGGGGCTCCAGCCCTCCCCCTCCCACTGTCACCCGGGCTGCTGAGGTCCGGCAGGAGGTCTATAGGGAGGAGAAAACTG AGTCCCGCGTGGTACCGTCCCAGATCCCCCCCGCCGTCCCGCAGCAGGTGCCGGCCCCCGTCTGCACGCACTGCCACCACGCGCCCTCTACCGGCACG CTCCCTCGCGGCGGGACCCCGATGAACAAGGTGACGACGACGGTGAAGACGTACACGTACGAGGTCCCCGCCGACCAGGACCCCACCACCGTGCCCATCCCCGTGCACGCCGAGCACCAACATACCTACGTCTCCTCAGAACATAATAGGACCAC CAGCACCCAGGCGAGTTCCCCCCCTCCGGCGGCGCTGGTGTCGCCGCCCCCCGGCGGCTGCCAGTACTGCTCGCACTGCAACTCCACCATCAGCCGGGAGTACCGGACCGTCACCACCACCGATG ATCGCACCAACGAACGCATGGTGTATCCTGCGCCCGCCAACGAGACCAAGGTGCTACCGTCAGAACCGCATAATGGACATGGCCCATAC GGTCCATCAACTTACAAGTTCTCGGAGACGACGTATTCCACCCACAACACGAGCCACCGCTACCCGTCCCCGTCCCCCATCCCGCACGGCCCCACCCACACCCTGTACCCCGCCAACTCCCCCTCCCCCGGCCCGTTCCCCCGCCCCAGCACCCCCTCGCCTGGTACTCAGCAACCGCCGAAGAAGTTGGATGACCTGCTCGCTGACTTCCCTGAAGCT CGCTTCCCAACCCAGCCAGACGGCGTGGTCCGCCGCAACGTGCACGTGACCCACGAGAGCTCGACGCAGAGCTCCACGCTCAACAGGGACGCCCGAGACACGCGGGACTCCGCCCCCAGTCCGCCAGCGAAGTCCCCGGTCGTGGCCAACAGCCGCAACGTGGCCGGCCCTGCAGTATACTACCCGCCTGGACACACCCCCTTCCAGAAGAAGGAGGGAGGTGGTGGTGGCGGTGGTGGTTACCAAGCCAGCAGT gCGATGGCACAAGGGGGCGGCAGTTACGCGTCAGCCCGGGGCATGTACGAGTACGAATCTGGCTCCCGAAGCAAATCGAAGCATTCTGAGACGAAGACAGCCGTCCCAATCTGCCTACCTCTATGCTGCGCCATGCCATGCGTGATCATGTAA
- the LOC118280730 gene encoding uncharacterized protein LOC118280730 isoform X1, translating to MTTKSYSKHKEFKEYSSSSGTIPYTDEQFDMIKSELIPKGSKLDSLGRGGGTREYHYEYKEEKHPSGKYDRKDLHTVEEYTIPPRGVPKTSESNSYYYEREERELPAINSGTRTYNYESSISSTPGYSKVKSTKVTKDLSQNVEELDSLLDDLQKDQERQLYKSKTQDGYTSDTAESTSFDYRKGTPAKAPSSGYSTLKREERVETSSWGSSPPPPTVTRAAEVRQEVYREEKTESRVVPSQIPPAVPQQVPAPVCTHCHHAPSTGTLPRGGTPMNKVTTTVKTYTYEVPADQDPTTVPIPVHAEHQHTYVSSEHNRTTSTQASSPPPAALVSPPPGGCQYCSHCNSTISREYRTVTTTDDRTNERMVYPAPANETKVLPSEPHNGHGPYGPSTYKFSETTYSTHNTSHRYPSPSPIPHGPTHTLYPANSPSPGPFPRPSTPSPGTQQPPKKLDDLLADFPEARFPTQPDGVVRRNVHVTHESSTQSSTLNRDARDTRDSAPSPPAKSPVVANSRNVAGPAVYYPPGHTPFQKKEGGGGGGGGYQASSAMAQGGGSYASARGMYEYESGSRSKSKHSETKTAVPICLPLCCAMPCVIM from the exons ATGACGACCAAATCGTACAGTAAGCACAAGGAGTTCAAGGAGTACTCCTCGTCCAGCGGCACCATACCCTACACAGATGAACAGTTTG acaTGATTAAATCGGAGCTGATACCAAAAGGCAGCAAGTTGGACTCTCTGGGACGTGGAGGAGGGACTCGGGAGTACCACTACGAATACAAAGAGGAGAAACATCCCTCCGGAAAGTATGACAGGAAGGATCTGCATACCGTTGAG GAGTACACAATCCCTCCGAGGGGCGTGCCGAAGACTTCGGAGTCCAACTCGTATTACTACGAGAGGGAGGAGAGGGAACTGCCTGCCATCAACTCGGGCACTCGCACGTACAACTACGAGTCGTCCATCAGTTCCACTCCAG GCTACTCCAAGGTGAAGAGCACCAAGGTGACCAAGGACCTGTCGCAGAACGTGGAGGAGCTGGACTCGCTCCTGGATGACCTGCAGAAGGACCAGGAGCGGCAGCTGTACAAAAGTAAGACCCAGG ATGGCTACACATCGGATACAGCTGAGAGCACGTCATTTGACTACAGAAAGGG CACTCCAGCCAAGGCTCCATCAAGCGGGTACTCGACGCTGAAGCGAGAGGAACGCGTGGAGACCTCCTCGTGGGGCTCCAGCCCTCCCCCTCCCACTGTCACCCGGGCTGCTGAGGTCCGGCAGGAGGTCTATAGGGAGGAGAAAACTG AGTCCCGCGTGGTACCGTCCCAGATCCCCCCCGCCGTCCCGCAGCAGGTGCCGGCCCCCGTCTGCACGCACTGCCACCACGCGCCCTCTACCGGCACG CTCCCTCGCGGCGGGACCCCGATGAACAAGGTGACGACGACGGTGAAGACGTACACGTACGAGGTCCCCGCCGACCAGGACCCCACCACCGTGCCCATCCCCGTGCACGCCGAGCACCAACATACCTACGTCTCCTCAGAACATAATAGGACCAC CAGCACCCAGGCGAGTTCCCCCCCTCCGGCGGCGCTGGTGTCGCCGCCCCCCGGCGGCTGCCAGTACTGCTCGCACTGCAACTCCACCATCAGCCGGGAGTACCGGACCGTCACCACCACCGATG ATCGCACCAACGAACGCATGGTGTATCCTGCGCCCGCCAACGAGACCAAGGTGCTACCGTCAGAACCGCATAATGGACATGGCCCATAC GGTCCATCAACTTACAAGTTCTCGGAGACGACGTATTCCACCCACAACACGAGCCACCGCTACCCGTCCCCGTCCCCCATCCCGCACGGCCCCACCCACACCCTGTACCCCGCCAACTCCCCCTCCCCCGGCCCGTTCCCCCGCCCCAGCACCCCCTCGCCTGGTACTCAGCAACCGCCGAAGAAGTTGGATGACCTGCTCGCTGACTTCCCTGAAGCT CGCTTCCCAACCCAGCCAGACGGCGTGGTCCGCCGCAACGTGCACGTGACCCACGAGAGCTCGACGCAGAGCTCCACGCTCAACAGGGACGCCCGAGACACGCGGGACTCCGCCCCCAGTCCGCCAGCGAAGTCCCCGGTCGTGGCCAACAGCCGCAACGTGGCCGGCCCTGCAGTATACTACCCGCCTGGACACACCCCCTTCCAGAAGAAGGAGGGAGGTGGTGGTGGCGGTGGTGGTTACCAAGCCAGCAGT gCGATGGCACAAGGGGGCGGCAGTTACGCGTCAGCCCGGGGCATGTACGAGTACGAATCTGGCTCCCGAAGCAAATCGAAGCATTCTGAGACGAAGACAGCCGTCCCAATCTGCCTACCTCTATGCTGCGCCATGCCATGCGTGATCATGTAA